Proteins co-encoded in one Halorussus lipolyticus genomic window:
- a CDS encoding methyl-accepting chemotaxis protein — MKDESTSEEKSDGASNGPGGRSLPRRVLRAVTPGVVRRRYAVRFTISIALVVVVVAAVGAVTYVDAREMARDDSEAQVASTVELQADSLSRWIDGIRTQTRTVSARESLAEGDRSAMRERLKTARNRSSNGVTALYLVDAEDDEVVASTKQTVEGWSLDRVEMPWADPGVADSFEGDDDVWTSRAYVSKTTTYTDEDSPWYTEDDKYMAVASPVAGSESVYLVVAGGIDDRVANLHQPATNQTTWIVTTEGETVLESDATNVSSAGLVGSRVPDRQVTLRERGDFVVGFAPIEGTDWVAVTTIRKSEAYALGSAVGRNIGYLVGASLLALLGVGVVLGRRTVRPLADLRERSERMGRGELDVDLRTHREDEFGRLYDAFADMRDELRDQIRTTERLNSHLERKADDYSAVMDECAEGDLTRRMDPDSDSEAMTAIADSFNAMMADIEETTADLKTFADEVYAASEVVTASSEEVYSASEQVTESVQEISDGAEVQNQRLQAVADEMSGLSATTEEIAASSNEVADLAEETAETGREGRKAAQEAIEGLDKIEATSDEAVAEIERLEDEVAEVDELIEFIGEIATQTNMLALNASIEVSRSSTDGGNPEGFSAVANKIKELAEEAKVASEDIEQRLERIKEQTERTGDEVQSASDQISRHTDSIAEAVDALEEIADYAQETNTGVQNISEATEEQADSTEEVVTMFDEVARISDETTAEAENVAAAAEEQTTALTEVSRSASDLTAQADLLSEALARFETDADAGGRFADDSTPERLDEQLSLPVNADDPGDLLDAGTDDQWRAEGEGETTVDEAEAGEVETGEAETDEVDADEESPASPK; from the coding sequence ATGAAAGATGAAAGCACTAGCGAGGAGAAAAGCGACGGAGCGTCGAACGGCCCCGGTGGTCGTTCGCTCCCCCGTCGCGTCCTCCGAGCGGTGACGCCGGGGGTCGTCCGGCGTCGGTATGCTGTCAGGTTCACTATCTCTATCGCGCTGGTCGTCGTCGTGGTCGCCGCTGTCGGGGCCGTCACCTACGTAGACGCCCGCGAGATGGCCCGCGACGACTCCGAGGCCCAAGTCGCGTCCACCGTCGAACTGCAAGCCGACTCGCTGAGCCGCTGGATAGACGGCATCAGGACGCAGACCCGGACCGTCTCGGCCCGCGAGTCACTCGCTGAGGGCGACCGGTCGGCGATGCGCGAGCGACTCAAAACAGCGCGGAATCGCTCCTCGAACGGCGTGACGGCGCTGTATCTAGTGGACGCCGAGGACGACGAAGTAGTCGCCAGTACCAAGCAGACCGTCGAAGGCTGGTCGCTCGACCGGGTGGAGATGCCGTGGGCCGACCCCGGCGTGGCCGACTCTTTCGAGGGCGACGACGACGTGTGGACCTCGCGGGCCTACGTCTCGAAGACCACGACCTACACCGACGAGGACTCGCCGTGGTACACCGAGGACGACAAGTACATGGCCGTCGCCAGCCCCGTGGCCGGGAGCGAGAGCGTCTACCTCGTCGTCGCGGGCGGCATCGACGACCGGGTGGCGAACCTCCATCAGCCAGCGACCAACCAGACGACGTGGATTGTCACCACCGAGGGCGAGACGGTGCTAGAGTCCGACGCGACAAACGTCTCGTCGGCGGGACTGGTCGGGAGTCGCGTCCCCGACCGGCAGGTCACGCTCCGCGAGCGCGGCGACTTCGTGGTCGGGTTCGCCCCCATCGAGGGCACCGACTGGGTGGCCGTCACCACCATCCGGAAGTCCGAGGCCTACGCGCTGGGAAGCGCGGTCGGCCGAAACATCGGCTATCTCGTGGGCGCGAGTCTGCTGGCGCTCCTCGGGGTCGGGGTCGTCCTCGGTCGCCGGACCGTCCGGCCCCTCGCGGACCTCCGCGAGCGGAGCGAGCGGATGGGTCGCGGCGAACTCGACGTTGACCTCCGAACTCACCGAGAAGACGAGTTCGGCAGACTCTACGACGCTTTCGCCGACATGCGCGACGAACTCCGCGACCAGATTCGGACCACCGAGCGTCTGAACAGTCACCTCGAACGGAAGGCCGACGACTACAGCGCGGTGATGGACGAGTGCGCCGAGGGCGACCTGACCCGCCGGATGGACCCCGACAGCGACAGCGAGGCGATGACCGCCATCGCCGACTCGTTCAACGCGATGATGGCCGACATCGAGGAGACCACGGCCGACCTCAAGACGTTCGCCGACGAGGTGTACGCCGCCAGCGAGGTCGTGACGGCCTCGTCCGAGGAGGTCTACTCCGCCAGCGAGCAAGTCACCGAATCGGTCCAAGAGATTTCGGACGGTGCCGAGGTCCAGAACCAACGTCTCCAAGCGGTCGCCGACGAGATGAGCGGTCTGTCTGCGACGACCGAAGAAATCGCGGCCTCCTCGAACGAGGTCGCGGACCTCGCGGAGGAGACCGCCGAGACGGGCAGAGAAGGCCGGAAGGCCGCCCAAGAAGCCATCGAGGGGTTGGACAAAATCGAGGCCACGTCCGACGAGGCGGTCGCGGAAATCGAGCGACTGGAGGACGAAGTGGCCGAGGTGGACGAACTCATCGAGTTCATCGGCGAAATCGCCACCCAGACCAACATGCTCGCGCTCAACGCCAGCATCGAGGTGTCGCGGTCCAGCACCGACGGGGGCAACCCCGAGGGCTTCTCGGCGGTGGCGAACAAAATCAAGGAACTCGCCGAGGAGGCCAAGGTGGCCTCCGAGGACATCGAGCAACGCCTCGAACGCATCAAAGAACAGACCGAGCGCACCGGCGACGAGGTTCAGTCCGCCAGCGACCAGATTTCGCGCCATACCGACTCCATCGCCGAGGCGGTGGACGCACTGGAGGAAATCGCCGACTACGCACAGGAGACCAACACCGGCGTCCAGAACATCAGCGAGGCCACCGAGGAGCAGGCCGATTCGACCGAGGAGGTCGTCACCATGTTCGACGAGGTGGCCCGCATCAGCGACGAGACCACCGCCGAGGCCGAGAACGTCGCGGCCGCCGCCGAGGAACAGACCACCGCTCTGACCGAAGTCTCGCGCTCGGCCAGCGACCTGACCGCGCAGGCCGACCTCCTCTCGGAGGCGCTGGCCCGCTTCGAGACCGACGCCGACGCCGGCGGCCGGTTCGCCGACGACTCCACTCCCGAGCGACTGGACGAGCAACTTTCCTTGCCAGTGAACGCCGACGACCCCGGCGACTTACTCGACGCCGGAACCGACGACCAGTGGCGAGCGGAAGGCGAAGGCGAGACGACCGTAGACGAGGCAGAGGCTGGAGAAGTAGAGACCGGCGAAGCAGAGACCGACGAAGTAGATGCCGACGAGGAGAGTCCCGCGTCACCGAAGTAG
- a CDS encoding heptaprenylglyceryl phosphate synthase: MTSLDGTARLFGRVARGIGLAGRTVLPVDTNPVPADWTHVTKVDPEEAKKLPLLYPLYLRHTSAVSVGGSADVTAENTEETFDLLAPASVPVFHEPSGPRHVTPRTRAEADLLAIPEVLNGDSESLVGQLGAGTEYIRDELVPDLLADELPWLPGRVADALADFATSWLLSEAVFEAYIIQNPDSAAAREANVDESDLLSPREAKQRAMAAERHLESELVYLEYSGTYGGDEATDTLAAIADSLSWSRLWYGGGIDSRERAEDILDAGADAIVVGDAFHRVADEEADLCERAADALDAGVLDSTADESAVREWVRDEISVADSNAVAYLATIPAVSNPVLLAEAYLTATVRTWLLLHARSADDADLRLGREAGEDLRTALGSDLLASVDEDDLALIRRSLRAVLGDGATVSTGASSSGLATTHFALSLSSR; this comes from the coding sequence ATGACGAGTCTCGACGGCACTGCGAGGCTGTTCGGTCGCGTCGCCCGCGGAATCGGACTCGCGGGGCGGACCGTCCTCCCGGTGGACACCAACCCGGTCCCGGCCGACTGGACCCACGTCACCAAGGTAGACCCCGAGGAGGCCAAGAAACTCCCCCTGCTCTACCCCCTCTACCTCCGGCACACCAGCGCGGTGTCGGTCGGCGGGTCGGCCGACGTGACCGCCGAGAACACCGAGGAGACCTTCGACTTGCTCGCGCCCGCCTCGGTGCCGGTGTTCCACGAACCAAGTGGCCCGCGCCACGTCACGCCCCGGACCCGCGCCGAGGCCGACCTGCTGGCCATCCCCGAGGTCCTGAACGGCGATTCGGAGTCGCTTGTCGGCCAACTCGGGGCCGGCACCGAGTACATCCGCGACGAGTTAGTCCCCGACCTGCTGGCCGACGAACTCCCGTGGCTCCCCGGCCGAGTCGCCGACGCGCTGGCCGACTTTGCGACCTCGTGGCTCCTCTCCGAGGCCGTCTTCGAGGCCTACATCATCCAGAACCCCGACAGCGCGGCGGCCCGCGAGGCCAACGTGGACGAGTCGGACCTGCTGTCGCCCCGCGAGGCCAAACAGCGCGCCATGGCGGCCGAGCGCCACCTCGAAAGCGAACTCGTCTACCTCGAATACTCGGGCACCTACGGCGGCGACGAGGCAACCGACACCCTCGCGGCAATCGCCGACTCGCTGTCGTGGTCGCGGCTCTGGTACGGCGGCGGCATCGACTCCCGCGAGCGCGCCGAGGACATCCTCGACGCCGGCGCGGACGCCATCGTCGTGGGCGACGCCTTCCACCGCGTGGCCGACGAGGAGGCCGACCTCTGTGAACGCGCCGCAGACGCGCTCGACGCCGGGGTCCTCGATTCGACCGCGGACGAGTCGGCGGTCCGCGAGTGGGTCCGCGACGAGATTTCGGTCGCCGACTCGAACGCTGTGGCCTACCTCGCCACGATTCCCGCCGTCTCGAACCCCGTCCTCCTCGCCGAGGCGTACCTGACCGCCACGGTCCGGACGTGGCTCCTGCTTCACGCCCGGTCTGCTGACGACGCCGACCTGCGACTCGGGCGCGAGGCGGGCGAGGACCTCCGGACCGCGCTCGGGTCGGACCTGCTGGCCTCGGTGGACGAGGACGACTTGGCGCTGATTCGACGCTCGCTCCGGGCAGTCCTCGGGGACGGGGCAACTGTTTCGACGGGGGCCTCCTCGTCGGGGCTGGCGACGACCCACTTCGCGCTGTCGCTGTCGTCTCGGTAA
- a CDS encoding RAD55 family ATPase, with the protein MYGLGEVCPGAEVEPGTNLLVAGPPMTGKRTLALKILAHGGRRGDGNIVVTTKDGGEDVREDLREMLGRDEGGPLGIVDCVSKQQGMNPTQSDDIAYASSPKDMTGIGIQLSEFLEAFYKERGVQRNRILLHSLSTLLMYSNLQTVFRFLHVFTGRVQSADALGIFVIDSTAHDEQTMSTLRQLFDGQIEIREADDGAELRLKGVSEGTDWQAIPEF; encoded by the coding sequence ATGTACGGATTGGGTGAGGTCTGTCCGGGGGCCGAGGTCGAACCGGGGACGAATCTCCTGGTGGCCGGGCCGCCGATGACGGGCAAACGAACTCTCGCTCTGAAGATTCTCGCGCACGGTGGCCGTCGCGGTGACGGCAACATCGTCGTCACGACGAAAGACGGCGGCGAAGACGTGCGCGAGGACCTTCGTGAGATGCTCGGCCGCGATGAGGGTGGGCCACTCGGTATCGTGGACTGTGTGTCCAAACAACAGGGTATGAACCCCACCCAGAGTGACGACATCGCCTACGCCTCCTCGCCCAAGGACATGACCGGCATCGGGATTCAACTCTCGGAGTTCCTCGAAGCCTTCTACAAGGAACGAGGAGTCCAGCGCAATCGCATCCTCCTGCACTCGCTCTCGACGCTGTTGATGTACTCGAACCTCCAAACGGTGTTCCGGTTCCTCCACGTGTTCACGGGCCGGGTCCAGAGTGCCGACGCGCTGGGCATCTTCGTCATCGACTCGACGGCCCACGACGAGCAGACGATGAGTACCCTCCGGCAGTTGTTCGACGGCCAAATCGAGATTCGAGAGGCCGACGACGGTGCCGAACTGCGCCTGAAGGGCGTCAGCGAGGGCACCGACTGGCAGGCGATTCCGGAGTTCTGA
- a CDS encoding CoA-binding protein gives MPVESDAELREILGMTRVAVVGCSTTPGKDAHEIPKYLLDHGYEVIPVNPTADEILGRRAYDSLSEVEEDVEIVNVFRPSDEVAGIVDEALGRDDVSVVWTQLGIADDESAERAEDAGLRVVQDKCIKVEHQKLVT, from the coding sequence ATGCCCGTAGAGAGCGACGCCGAACTGCGCGAAATTCTCGGGATGACCCGCGTGGCGGTCGTCGGGTGTTCGACCACGCCCGGCAAGGACGCTCACGAGATTCCCAAATACCTGCTGGACCACGGCTACGAGGTGATTCCGGTCAACCCGACCGCCGACGAGATTTTGGGTCGGAGAGCCTACGATTCGCTGTCCGAGGTCGAGGAGGACGTCGAAATCGTGAACGTGTTCCGGCCGAGCGACGAGGTGGCGGGCATCGTCGACGAGGCCCTCGGCCGAGACGACGTGTCGGTAGTCTGGACCCAACTCGGTATCGCCGACGACGAGTCGGCGGAGCGCGCCGAGGACGCCGGACTCCGCGTGGTGCAGGACAAGTGCATCAAGGTCGAACATCAGAAGCTCGTCACCTGA
- a CDS encoding twin-arginine translocation signal domain-containing protein → MTEENQHSLSGESRRSFMKKSAVASGGLALGVGGTGTVTAQDGDAAEGGKALMFNDEFRPGAQFRVVSPVIEQQPDVSGVNQGDIWSNYNTRAIRFLNTNEQVMLFPAHDAEVQQGQVYELEKNFSLFADDTNDQGIVSVSFEPVGEDEVFDTDFDVLDEGGGKALVERHVFAPNALFRVVSGVVKWQPNQNVQGTDIFSDYNTRFGEYLNANDEFFFYPAQAAELERGAVYVMTDEFDITDPEGNLMTVDFDRVDEATLNDGLLDGNGGGGGNGTNGGNQTGGNQTGNSSN, encoded by the coding sequence ATGACTGAGGAAAACCAGCACTCGCTGAGCGGTGAGTCGCGTCGGTCGTTCATGAAAAAGAGCGCAGTCGCGTCCGGGGGCTTGGCCCTCGGCGTCGGGGGAACCGGAACCGTCACGGCCCAAGACGGTGACGCCGCCGAAGGCGGGAAGGCGCTGATGTTCAACGACGAGTTCCGGCCCGGCGCGCAGTTCCGGGTCGTCTCGCCCGTCATCGAACAGCAACCGGACGTGAGCGGCGTCAATCAGGGCGACATCTGGAGCAACTACAACACGCGGGCCATCCGGTTCCTGAACACCAACGAGCAGGTAATGCTGTTCCCGGCCCACGACGCCGAGGTACAGCAGGGACAGGTCTACGAACTCGAAAAGAACTTCTCGCTGTTCGCCGACGACACCAACGACCAAGGCATCGTCTCGGTCTCGTTCGAACCGGTCGGCGAGGACGAAGTGTTCGACACCGACTTCGACGTCCTCGACGAGGGCGGCGGTAAGGCACTGGTCGAACGCCACGTGTTCGCACCGAACGCGCTGTTCCGGGTCGTCTCCGGCGTCGTGAAGTGGCAACCCAACCAGAACGTGCAGGGGACCGACATCTTCAGCGACTACAACACCCGGTTCGGCGAGTACCTCAACGCCAACGACGAGTTCTTCTTCTACCCGGCGCAGGCCGCGGAACTCGAACGGGGCGCAGTGTACGTGATGACCGACGAGTTCGACATCACCGACCCTGAGGGCAACCTGATGACCGTGGACTTCGACCGGGTTGACGAGGCCACGCTGAACGACGGCCTCCTCGACGGCAACGGCGGTGGCGGCGGAAACGGCACCAATGGCGGGAATCAGACCGGCGGCAACCAGACCGGAAACAGCAGTAACTGA
- a CDS encoding HAD family hydrolase encodes MTDADAAPSTVFLDLDETICEHPRSTADRLADAFADASVEPFFGVSDFRRWLAKVSADSTVELREECFTGIADEQGRDPADALAVARAYEDPDPTEVEFLPGAESALAELGAGHDLALVTNGDRETQSQKLAALDIADYFDATTFTEPGGPVKPDPDHFHRTLSAMGIGADEAVHVGNSLRSDVAGAKAAGISAVWLARSEESVEVTPDHTIESMWDLHEPPWM; translated from the coding sequence ATGACAGACGCGGACGCCGCCCCCTCTACCGTCTTTCTCGACTTGGACGAGACCATCTGCGAACATCCCCGTTCGACCGCCGACAGACTCGCCGACGCCTTCGCAGACGCAAGCGTCGAACCCTTCTTCGGAGTCTCGGACTTCCGGCGCTGGCTGGCGAAGGTGTCGGCCGACTCGACGGTCGAACTCCGCGAGGAGTGCTTCACCGGCATTGCCGACGAGCAAGGCCGGGACCCGGCCGACGCGCTGGCGGTGGCACGGGCCTACGAGGACCCCGACCCGACCGAAGTCGAGTTCCTGCCCGGCGCGGAGTCGGCACTCGCAGAGTTAGGTGCGGGCCACGACCTCGCGCTCGTCACCAACGGCGACCGGGAGACCCAATCCCAGAAATTGGCCGCGCTGGACATCGCGGACTACTTCGACGCGACGACCTTCACCGAACCGGGCGGCCCGGTCAAGCCCGACCCCGACCACTTCCATCGCACCCTGTCAGCGATGGGCATCGGGGCCGACGAGGCGGTCCACGTCGGGAACTCGCTCCGGTCGGACGTGGCGGGCGCGAAGGCCGCCGGGATTTCGGCGGTCTGGCTGGCGCGGAGCGAGGAGTCCGTCGAGGTGACGCCCGACCACACCATCGAGTCGATGTGGGACCTGCACGAACCGCCGTGGATGTGA
- a CDS encoding PLP-dependent cysteine synthase family protein gives MTDHRKPLDSVLETVGETPLVRVQASPDEVPVYAKVESFNPGASVKDRIGKYMIEQMLDSGELAPGGTVIEPTAGNTGIGFAVAAGQLGIDAVFVVPERFSVEKQQLMDALGAEVINTPTEEGMGGAIDRAHQLADEMDDAVVPQQFANPLNVEAHYETTGPEIFEALDGEVGAVVAGCGTAGTLMGIAEYALEQNPDIHVTAVEPEGSLYSETKGEDVEEGEYKIEGIGTHDLSTSELFDPDLVDEVLQVPDRRAHEELKRLAREESQLVASSAGAASAAARNVAERIRDGEIDAPYDSVVTVFADSSERYLSKGIYGSFEEWEG, from the coding sequence ATGACGGACCATCGGAAGCCGCTGGATTCCGTACTCGAAACCGTCGGGGAGACGCCCCTCGTCCGCGTGCAGGCCTCGCCCGACGAGGTGCCGGTGTACGCCAAGGTCGAGTCGTTCAACCCCGGCGCGAGCGTCAAGGACCGCATCGGCAAGTACATGATAGAGCAGATGCTCGACAGCGGCGAGTTAGCGCCCGGCGGGACGGTCATCGAACCCACCGCGGGCAACACCGGCATCGGGTTCGCCGTCGCCGCGGGGCAACTCGGCATCGACGCCGTATTCGTCGTGCCCGAGCGATTCAGCGTCGAGAAACAGCAACTCATGGACGCCCTTGGCGCGGAGGTCATCAACACCCCGACCGAGGAGGGCATGGGCGGCGCAATCGACCGCGCCCACCAACTCGCCGACGAGATGGACGACGCCGTGGTCCCCCAGCAGTTCGCCAACCCCCTCAACGTCGAGGCCCACTACGAGACCACCGGCCCGGAAATCTTCGAGGCGCTCGACGGCGAGGTCGGCGCGGTGGTCGCGGGATGCGGCACCGCGGGCACCCTGATGGGTATCGCGGAGTACGCGCTAGAGCAGAACCCCGACATCCACGTCACTGCGGTCGAACCCGAGGGGTCGCTCTACTCCGAGACCAAGGGCGAGGACGTAGAGGAGGGCGAGTACAAAATCGAGGGCATCGGCACCCACGACCTCTCGACCAGCGAACTGTTCGACCCGGACCTCGTGGACGAGGTGCTTCAGGTCCCCGACCGGCGCGCTCACGAGGAACTCAAGCGCCTCGCCCGCGAGGAGAGCCAACTCGTGGCCTCCAGCGCGGGCGCGGCCAGCGCGGCGGCGCGCAACGTCGCCGAGCGCATCCGCGACGGCGAAATCGACGCGCCCTACGACTCGGTGGTGACGGTGTTCGCCGACTCCAGCGAGCGATACCTCTCGAAGGGCATCTACGGGTCGTTCGAGGAGTGGGAAGGGTAG
- a CDS encoding DUF5798 family protein, giving the protein MGFGSTAKKVQKLADTAEKLYSKLNDLREQVAEMREKLDSTSERVERLERENAQQRALLEAIAEEQGIDTADIEADAAIADGSGEDADESET; this is encoded by the coding sequence ATGGGATTCGGAAGCACGGCCAAGAAAGTCCAGAAGTTGGCCGACACCGCCGAGAAGTTGTACAGCAAACTCAATGACCTCCGCGAACAGGTCGCCGAGATGCGCGAGAAACTGGACTCGACCAGCGAGCGCGTCGAGCGACTGGAACGAGAGAACGCACAACAGCGCGCGCTCCTCGAAGCCATCGCCGAGGAGCAGGGCATCGACACCGCAGACATCGAGGCTGACGCCGCCATCGCGGACGGGTCCGGCGAGGACGCGGACGAGTCCGAGACGTAG
- a CDS encoding DUF7548 family protein: MSQEQLPETPAPTVGIVSALAVLAVVVAPYFLIRATEVGVYYSAPTALPVHLVVGLFAAVAVIVFAGGRNGRTDAPTAAGAAVVLGGFVALLVLWWAIAVGSLVGSLTEVAAFDYHRWILLLAALALAGSAGWFAREVL; the protein is encoded by the coding sequence ATGTCGCAGGAACAGTTGCCCGAGACGCCAGCGCCGACGGTCGGCATCGTCTCCGCGCTCGCGGTTCTGGCCGTCGTCGTCGCACCGTACTTCCTCATCAGGGCTACCGAGGTCGGCGTCTACTACAGCGCGCCGACCGCGCTCCCGGTCCACCTCGTCGTCGGCCTGTTCGCCGCAGTCGCAGTCATCGTCTTCGCCGGAGGACGCAACGGTCGGACCGACGCGCCGACCGCGGCAGGCGCGGCCGTCGTCCTCGGCGGGTTCGTCGCGCTGTTGGTCCTCTGGTGGGCCATCGCGGTGGGCAGTCTGGTCGGCAGTCTCACCGAGGTCGCGGCGTTCGACTACCATCGGTGGATTCTGCTCCTCGCCGCGCTGGCGCTCGCCGGGAGCGCCGGGTGGTTCGCGCGCGAAGTACTGTAA
- a CDS encoding mechanosensitive ion channel family protein, protein MMVEPLPILERLLGNSGYALAVTQALYFVVSFVVIYVVGRLTLIPLVSRFLDRRDVERHAKTPLLKLTRFGVVFVAISVAFGFADYGNFLTSLATIAAAATLAIGLATQDVIKNFVSGVFIYTDKPFKIGDWVEWDGGSYSGVVEDIGLRVTRVRTFDNELLTVPNSQLTDGVIKNPVAYDELRLKFLFGIGYDDDIERATQIIVEEAEAHPDILDDPAPSVRLTELGDSSVGLQSRIWIANPSRSDYVKIKGDYVTNVKNRFDAEDIDIPYPNRTIGGGLELTDVEGMVEATGDD, encoded by the coding sequence CTGATGGTCGAACCGCTCCCGATTTTAGAGCGATTGCTCGGTAACTCCGGGTACGCGCTGGCAGTCACGCAGGCGCTGTACTTCGTCGTCTCGTTCGTCGTCATCTACGTCGTGGGCCGACTGACGCTGATTCCGCTCGTTAGTCGATTCCTCGACCGGCGAGACGTGGAACGCCACGCCAAGACGCCCCTGCTCAAACTCACCCGATTCGGCGTCGTGTTCGTGGCTATCTCGGTCGCGTTCGGATTCGCCGACTACGGCAACTTCCTGACCTCGCTGGCGACCATCGCCGCCGCGGCCACCCTCGCCATCGGTCTGGCGACCCAAGACGTCATCAAAAACTTCGTCTCGGGCGTCTTCATCTACACCGACAAGCCGTTCAAAATCGGCGACTGGGTGGAGTGGGACGGCGGCAGTTACTCGGGCGTCGTGGAGGACATCGGTCTGCGGGTCACCCGCGTCCGAACCTTCGACAACGAACTCCTGACGGTTCCCAACTCCCAACTCACCGACGGCGTTATCAAGAACCCGGTGGCCTACGACGAACTCCGCCTGAAGTTTCTGTTCGGCATCGGCTACGACGACGACATCGAGCGCGCCACCCAAATCATCGTCGAGGAGGCCGAGGCCCACCCGGACATTCTCGACGACCCCGCGCCCTCGGTGCGACTGACCGAGTTGGGTGACTCGTCGGTTGGTCTCCAGTCCAGAATCTGGATTGCGAACCCGAGTCGGAGCGACTACGTGAAAATCAAGGGTGACTACGTGACCAACGTGAAGAACCGCTTCGACGCCGAGGACATCGACATCCCCTACCCCAACCGGACCATCGGCGGCGGTCTGGAACTCACCGATGTCGAGGGGATGGTCGAAGCGACTGGCGACGATTGA
- a CDS encoding YhbY family RNA-binding protein, producing MTDEELRKQAHDLDVTVWVGKSGIDAVTDELADQLADRELVKVKLLRSARGGTTTDELADELADRVNADLIETRGNTAVLH from the coding sequence ATGACAGACGAAGAACTCCGCAAGCAGGCCCACGACCTCGACGTGACCGTCTGGGTCGGGAAGTCCGGCATCGACGCCGTTACCGACGAACTCGCCGACCAACTCGCCGACCGAGAACTCGTGAAGGTCAAGCTCCTCCGGTCAGCGCGCGGCGGTACCACGACCGACGAACTCGCCGACGAGTTGGCCGACCGGGTGAACGCCGACCTCATCGAGACTCGAGGTAACACCGCGGTTCTGCACTGA
- a CDS encoding orc1/cdc6 family replication initiation protein encodes MLLDFDQQQSLIRNRSLLNPNEVVEEERIVGRDEQLTQVTKMLRVAIGDNRPPNLFLYGPSGTGKSLIINAVCGNIGRLCDNRGIRFGVIEMNCQDIGTLGSAVYELAMKVADEADVPLEVPQHGVSTKEKWRELYRLVNENYDTVVFVLDELDMLVGRRDKDQPAFSRLLYQLSRAGSSNDITAQVSIAAITNDTKMLESVGSRALSSFTPEDVHFDDYDANQLRAILRHREDAFHDDVLEDEVIPLAAAFAAQNHGDARKAIDLMRVAGDLAEREGADRVGEQHVRKAQDKVERNRVLEVTRGISTQKKLCLYATAAVADESGDSSARSTTGYQVYRFLTDALDADQYHQETYVNKMKELTTYSIVESERKSHGPSSGMFIEFTFNEQPDTIMETLGEDSRLGDLSRDEVTAVVRAQLSNGS; translated from the coding sequence ATGCTGTTGGACTTCGACCAACAGCAGTCGCTCATCCGAAATCGGTCGCTCCTCAACCCGAACGAAGTCGTCGAGGAGGAACGCATCGTCGGCAGGGACGAGCAGTTGACGCAGGTCACGAAGATGCTCCGGGTCGCAATCGGCGACAATCGACCGCCGAACCTCTTTCTCTACGGACCCTCCGGGACGGGGAAGTCGCTCATCATCAACGCCGTCTGTGGCAACATCGGCAGACTCTGTGACAACCGCGGGATTCGGTTCGGCGTCATCGAGATGAACTGTCAGGACATCGGGACGCTCGGGTCGGCCGTCTACGAACTCGCCATGAAAGTCGCCGACGAGGCCGACGTGCCCCTCGAAGTGCCCCAGCACGGCGTCTCGACCAAGGAGAAGTGGCGGGAACTCTACCGACTGGTCAACGAGAACTACGATACCGTCGTCTTCGTCTTGGACGAACTCGACATGCTCGTGGGCCGACGTGACAAGGACCAACCCGCCTTCTCCCGACTCCTCTACCAACTCTCGCGGGCCGGGTCGAGCAACGACATCACCGCGCAGGTCTCCATCGCCGCGATTACCAACGACACCAAGATGCTCGAATCGGTCGGCAGTCGGGCGCTGAGTTCGTTCACCCCGGAGGACGTTCACTTCGACGACTACGACGCCAACCAACTGCGCGCGATTCTCCGCCATCGGGAAGACGCCTTCCACGACGACGTGCTGGAAGACGAGGTGATTCCCCTCGCCGCCGCGTTCGCCGCCCAGAACCACGGTGACGCCCGGAAAGCCATCGACCTGATGCGGGTCGCGGGTGACCTCGCCGAGCGAGAGGGTGCCGACCGCGTTGGCGAACAGCACGTCCGGAAGGCCCAAGATAAGGTCGAGCGAAACCGGGTCCTCGAAGTGACGCGAGGCATCAGCACCCAGAAGAAGCTCTGTCTGTACGCCACCGCCGCGGTAGCCGACGAGAGCGGCGACAGTTCCGCCCGGAGTACGACCGGGTATCAGGTCTACCGATTCCTCACGGACGCCCTCGACGCCGACCAGTACCATCAGGAGACCTACGTCAACAAGATGAAAGAGCTGACGACCTACTCCATTGTGGAGTCCGAGCGCAAGAGCCACGGTCCCTCGTCGGGCATGTTCATCGAGTTCACCTTCAACGAGCAACCCGACACCATCATGGAGACGCTCGGCGAGGACTCCCGATTGGGCGACCTGTCGAGAGACGAGGTGACGGCAGTGGTCCGGGCGCAACTCTCGAACGGGAGCTAA